In the genome of Bremerella alba, one region contains:
- a CDS encoding sigma-70 family RNA polymerase sigma factor — protein MHQRNECSPDESERYEQFLGYFLRDQYRVFAYILALVPSRSDADDIFQETSLVLWREYARFDVEREFFPWAIGIAKNQVLKHWRQRKSDRHIYNDALMERLSDEAIEVVLAREPRMAALRDCLQGLTARQHDLVEQFYGKRFEAALIAQHWNRSVFTVYKALKVLRKTLLQCIDRKLAEGQVP, from the coding sequence ATGCATCAGCGCAACGAATGCTCGCCTGACGAAAGCGAACGGTACGAACAGTTTCTGGGGTACTTTCTGCGAGATCAGTATCGTGTCTTTGCCTATATTTTGGCACTGGTCCCGTCTCGTAGTGACGCCGATGACATCTTCCAGGAAACGAGCCTGGTCCTTTGGAGAGAATACGCTCGGTTTGACGTCGAGCGAGAGTTTTTTCCGTGGGCGATAGGGATCGCCAAAAACCAAGTCTTGAAGCATTGGCGTCAACGCAAGAGCGATCGCCATATCTATAACGACGCTCTCATGGAGCGACTTAGTGACGAAGCGATTGAGGTAGTCCTGGCAAGAGAACCTCGCATGGCCGCCCTGCGTGATTGTTTGCAAGGATTAACGGCGCGTCAGCATGACCTGGTCGAGCAATTCTACGGTAAACGTTTTGAGGCGGCTCTGATTGCCCAGCACTGGAATCGTTCGGTGTTTACGGTTTACAAAGCGCTCAAAGTGCTTCGAAAAACCTTGCTTCAGTGTATTGATAGAAAACTGGCCGAAGGACAAGTTCCGTAA
- a CDS encoding LamG-like jellyroll fold domain-containing protein: MESEDQQFDRETLYELAADVLDGVATPHQRAQLEAWLDKDPQARQAYLKYMLLHAELSLTSEQMLVESEVPKEMLSQPSAARDRSISRKRPFSYQAVSALLALSASIVLAVLVYGVTSQLALDQVLPLATQSYYDHREQTRAVIATSKDPNLGLPGQLSEQIRPLMTSTIWQTDGESEVAFKGGADVRLHGPTVFGLESPDMGVLLAGAISARQSNPSSQFTVQTSHIRVVDKGAEFHVHIDDQGATEVQSSAGEVEIQTQVRLPRYYWNFESPTPLRDLVHGEEIQLGSSAKHVSGLIGDGALAFDNSYHSYGQVLGGTGPQVGTGRFAVTHGISIEVVCTSKWSGEWQDYDEIFRKEDGDCRILLSFQLDDFDYSVPEIPTGPCLSFGLNLADKGYDELDMPLDGKNGRPTVEEMTDGRPHHIVATYDFFTGRKSIYIDGRLRFEHVYPKGMLILSGGPAPARIGNLHRSGDVQGIEPYHGVIDEVAYYDFALTPEEIAAHYERVSQGKDYFGIPASEFQKERWVPMAIVAEGESRLFQPIRAQGVQKDS, from the coding sequence ATGGAATCGGAAGATCAACAATTCGATCGTGAGACGCTGTACGAACTAGCGGCCGATGTGCTTGATGGTGTGGCGACGCCGCACCAGAGGGCACAACTGGAAGCGTGGCTGGATAAAGACCCCCAGGCACGCCAGGCATATTTGAAATACATGCTGTTGCATGCCGAATTGAGCCTGACTTCCGAGCAAATGCTAGTCGAGTCGGAAGTACCGAAGGAGATGCTTTCCCAACCATCGGCCGCACGTGATAGGTCGATCTCCAGAAAGCGACCTTTTTCGTATCAAGCGGTCAGTGCCCTATTGGCGTTGTCTGCATCGATCGTCCTTGCCGTGCTGGTCTATGGCGTCACTAGCCAGCTCGCGTTGGATCAGGTGCTACCTCTCGCGACTCAGTCCTACTACGATCATCGTGAACAAACACGTGCCGTGATTGCCACGTCGAAGGACCCTAACCTCGGTTTACCGGGACAGCTCTCCGAACAAATTCGCCCCCTGATGACTTCCACGATATGGCAAACGGATGGCGAATCGGAGGTTGCGTTTAAAGGAGGAGCCGATGTCCGGCTGCATGGCCCCACGGTATTTGGCTTGGAGTCACCCGATATGGGCGTGCTCTTAGCAGGCGCCATCAGTGCTCGGCAATCGAATCCCTCATCGCAATTCACCGTACAAACGTCTCACATCCGAGTCGTTGATAAGGGGGCCGAGTTTCACGTGCACATCGACGATCAAGGTGCAACGGAAGTGCAGTCTTCGGCCGGAGAAGTCGAAATCCAAACCCAAGTTCGACTGCCCAGGTATTACTGGAACTTTGAATCTCCCACCCCATTGAGAGACCTGGTGCATGGCGAAGAAATTCAGCTGGGAAGTTCGGCAAAACATGTATCGGGTCTGATTGGAGACGGGGCGCTCGCGTTTGACAACTCCTACCATTCCTACGGTCAGGTGCTCGGCGGGACTGGCCCCCAAGTAGGCACGGGTCGCTTTGCGGTAACGCACGGTATTTCTATTGAAGTGGTCTGCACTTCGAAATGGTCTGGCGAGTGGCAGGATTACGACGAGATCTTTCGTAAGGAAGATGGTGACTGCCGTATCCTGCTTAGTTTTCAGCTCGACGACTTTGACTATTCGGTACCTGAAATTCCCACTGGCCCATGTTTATCGTTTGGGCTCAACCTAGCCGATAAAGGTTATGACGAGTTGGACATGCCGCTCGATGGTAAGAATGGTCGTCCTACGGTCGAGGAAATGACCGATGGGCGTCCGCATCATATCGTGGCCACGTATGACTTTTTCACGGGTCGAAAGTCTATCTATATCGATGGCCGGCTGCGTTTTGAACATGTCTATCCCAAAGGAATGTTGATTCTCAGCGGAGGTCCGGCTCCGGCACGGATCGGCAATTTACACCGATCGGGCGATGTCCAGGGAATTGAGCCCTACCATGGTGTGATCGATGAAGTTGCCTATTACGACTTCGCGCTCACGCCCGAAGAGATTGCAGCTCACTACGAGCGGGTTAGTCAAGGAAAAGATTACTTCGGTATTCCTGCCTCAGAGTTTCAAAAGGAACGCTGGGTGCCCATGGCGATCGTAGCCGAAGGAGAAAGCCGTTTGTTTCAACCCATTCGTGCTCAGGGGGTGCAAAAGGATAGCTGA
- a CDS encoding DUF1559 domain-containing protein: protein MSGRFMKNRAAFTLVELLVVIAIIGVLIALLLPAVQQAREAARRMQCNNQIKQWSLAFHNHADVKGHFPIGSQNGTFGPRQTWVITCWPYIEQSALYDRYDVTQAFHVSPHIDQSADTGLCAQFVDLYFCPSDGGNRLWKGDTYWRSRANYVVNFGNNAEATAALKSAPFMHNGKVGFRDITDGTSNTMMISEVIMAAKDTHNDERGDIFNDDIAAAWYSTHSTPNSGVDSIRVCVNEAPNPPCDTAAAKKNSARSRHPGGVNVGFGDGSVRFISDTISHSVYKALGTTQGSEVITLD, encoded by the coding sequence ATGTCAGGTCGATTTATGAAAAATCGCGCCGCGTTTACCCTGGTGGAATTGCTGGTCGTGATCGCGATCATCGGCGTACTGATCGCCTTGCTTTTGCCGGCGGTTCAACAAGCACGAGAAGCCGCGCGGCGGATGCAGTGTAACAATCAGATTAAGCAGTGGAGTCTGGCATTTCACAATCATGCCGATGTGAAAGGTCATTTCCCGATCGGGTCGCAGAATGGGACCTTCGGGCCACGGCAAACGTGGGTGATTACGTGTTGGCCATACATTGAGCAAAGTGCGTTGTACGATCGGTACGATGTCACGCAGGCTTTCCACGTATCGCCGCACATCGACCAAAGCGCAGATACGGGACTGTGTGCCCAGTTTGTCGACCTATACTTCTGCCCGAGCGATGGCGGAAACCGCTTGTGGAAAGGAGACACCTACTGGCGTTCTCGCGCAAATTATGTCGTTAATTTCGGAAACAATGCCGAAGCGACGGCCGCACTTAAGTCGGCGCCCTTTATGCACAATGGCAAGGTAGGTTTCCGCGACATCACAGATGGGACATCCAACACGATGATGATCTCGGAAGTGATCATGGCAGCCAAAGATACGCACAACGATGAACGTGGCGATATATTCAACGACGACATTGCTGCCGCCTGGTATTCGACGCATTCCACTCCGAATTCCGGCGTCGATTCCATCCGCGTTTGCGTCAACGAGGCACCCAACCCACCCTGCGATACGGCAGCGGCCAAAAAGAACTCGGCACGCAGTCGCCATCCCGGGGGTGTGAATGTCGGGTTCGGGGATGGATCGGTGCGATTTATCTCCGACACGATCTCGCATTCAGTCTATAAGGCACTTGGCACTACTCAGGGTTCCGAAGTGATCACGCTGGACTAA
- a CDS encoding McrB family protein, producing the protein MSEYDLTTPEGIQGIYDSEFKPLQSKDTWQGWLQKYTKLIERVRTASTDELTSSDLHHDLWESTHISGTGMCSIPMTDAIQSNELREWIASLRDRELSPSGTSRINELKAIHDEILERTKPFTNRRPWLKIMRLLAAIFPNDISCVVDYGKLRQLTKAMFGKAPAGRSEMVTMNAQVYTRLTEVLGPAGEDSESVAKRSMFAWELYRVNAEDTEEEGGEVEGDRPGESKLRFLPNERRTKGITALTGYVNAALKVLDFVQNGATIPETIEFYQQEQPQLKESSIKGHISTIRHSLGLLRLDGTTLHPSSLGQKLLDTEDETLLIPRVLTRIIGFDLILHLLKEKSPRDRSDLIDELRTHLNWTTNFGPSSLLAWAQHLGMVEVNDSQQYTLTEAGQEWAEQVESRPEPVAVESTGTDAPDIPPEKAKTVDFEPPSLDEILDYFDTLPYVFPREIIAQLHIALHMHSFKHFVLLSGLSGTGKTKLAELYANAYHRVTDTKQNRFFRLVPVQPDWTDPSGLLGYVNPLQETVTYAATDFLMFLKSAVTLPKIPHFVCLDEMNLARVEYYFAPFLSAMETEQDVVVHQNDEPVDTIEPRMPWPRNLYIIGTVNMDETTHAFSDKVLDRAFTLEFWEVDLDEFRSRFAKQHSGYPKELLDFAVEKLNGLKEILEPAHQHFGYRTAEEILNFVATNHNDGAGVMGKEAAIDQALLMKALPKIRGQDSHEFRGCLDKLHGFLASNTMPRSAKKIAAMRADLELTGTTRFWR; encoded by the coding sequence GTGAGCGAATACGACCTAACGACCCCGGAGGGAATCCAAGGGATTTACGATTCCGAGTTCAAGCCTCTCCAGTCTAAAGATACTTGGCAGGGTTGGCTTCAGAAATACACGAAGCTCATCGAACGAGTTCGCACTGCGTCGACAGACGAACTTACGTCATCTGATTTACATCATGATTTATGGGAGTCGACCCACATTTCGGGAACCGGCATGTGCTCGATTCCCATGACCGATGCGATACAGTCAAATGAACTCCGCGAGTGGATAGCATCGCTTCGTGATCGAGAATTGTCACCATCTGGAACCTCGCGTATCAACGAACTCAAGGCAATTCACGACGAGATATTGGAACGTACAAAGCCGTTTACGAACCGACGGCCGTGGTTGAAAATTATGCGGCTGCTCGCTGCGATTTTCCCGAATGACATTTCATGCGTCGTCGACTATGGAAAGCTGCGACAACTCACGAAAGCAATGTTCGGAAAGGCTCCAGCGGGGCGATCCGAGATGGTTACGATGAACGCGCAGGTTTATACCAGGCTGACTGAAGTCTTGGGCCCTGCCGGCGAGGATTCCGAGAGTGTGGCTAAACGCTCGATGTTCGCCTGGGAATTGTACCGTGTGAACGCTGAGGACACGGAGGAGGAAGGTGGTGAAGTCGAAGGCGATAGGCCAGGCGAGTCGAAACTGAGGTTCTTGCCGAATGAACGGCGAACCAAAGGAATCACAGCGCTGACAGGTTATGTCAACGCCGCACTGAAGGTTCTCGATTTCGTCCAGAATGGAGCCACAATTCCCGAGACGATTGAGTTCTATCAGCAAGAGCAGCCTCAGCTAAAAGAGAGCTCCATAAAGGGCCACATAAGCACCATTCGGCATTCACTGGGGCTTCTCCGCCTGGATGGAACTACCTTACATCCCAGTTCGCTCGGTCAGAAACTGCTTGACACTGAAGATGAGACACTTCTGATTCCTCGTGTTCTGACGCGAATTATTGGCTTTGATCTCATTCTTCACTTGCTCAAGGAAAAGAGCCCGCGAGACAGAAGTGATTTGATCGACGAACTCCGGACTCACTTGAACTGGACGACCAATTTTGGCCCATCCAGTCTTCTCGCTTGGGCACAGCACCTAGGCATGGTTGAGGTAAATGACTCACAGCAGTACACGTTAACCGAAGCGGGGCAGGAGTGGGCGGAACAGGTCGAATCTCGACCGGAGCCAGTTGCTGTTGAGTCGACGGGCACAGATGCGCCTGACATTCCTCCCGAGAAAGCAAAGACAGTTGATTTCGAGCCGCCATCACTCGATGAAATCTTGGATTATTTCGATACGCTGCCGTACGTTTTCCCACGTGAGATCATCGCTCAACTACATATTGCACTGCACATGCACTCGTTCAAGCACTTTGTCTTGCTTTCTGGTTTAAGCGGGACTGGAAAGACGAAGCTCGCTGAACTATACGCAAACGCGTATCACCGAGTAACGGATACCAAGCAGAACCGATTCTTCCGCTTGGTGCCAGTTCAACCCGACTGGACAGATCCGTCGGGACTCCTGGGATATGTCAATCCGTTACAGGAGACGGTGACCTACGCGGCAACCGATTTTCTCATGTTCCTAAAGTCAGCGGTGACGCTTCCGAAGATCCCTCATTTTGTCTGTCTCGATGAGATGAACTTGGCACGGGTTGAGTATTACTTCGCCCCCTTTCTGTCCGCGATGGAAACAGAGCAAGATGTCGTTGTCCATCAGAACGATGAGCCCGTCGACACTATCGAGCCGCGCATGCCGTGGCCTCGAAATCTGTACATCATCGGCACAGTTAATATGGATGAGACGACGCACGCATTCAGCGACAAGGTACTTGATCGTGCGTTTACTTTGGAGTTCTGGGAAGTTGACTTGGACGAATTCCGAAGCCGTTTCGCGAAACAACACTCGGGCTACCCAAAGGAACTGCTGGACTTTGCGGTAGAAAAACTTAATGGTCTGAAAGAGATTCTGGAACCAGCCCATCAGCATTTCGGCTATCGCACAGCTGAGGAAATATTGAATTTCGTGGCCACAAATCACAATGACGGCGCAGGCGTTATGGGCAAGGAAGCTGCAATCGACCAAGCATTGCTGATGAAGGCCCTGCCAAAGATTCGTGGGCAAGATTCACACGAATTTCGCGGCTGCCTGGATAAGTTGCACGGATTCCTTGCGAGCAATACCATGCCTCGGTCGGCCAAGAAAATCGCCGCGATGCGAGCCGATCTCGAATTGACAGGTACCACGCGATTCTGGCGCTAA
- a CDS encoding DUF2357 domain-containing protein translates to MLKITNLKTGLSFDQAKHEDSMPVSFLHENGSYRIEYKAAGTTVPRLFISEVELPASFMEVIAGSTHIRWDWYIEEYAGEAVISLIYADEPLVDIVVDIAPNPYKLGVEIHRELLLDLQDKAEGIMFGTTPAGVHLQEDEAEAPPIARFSLLRCYFSVLERAFRAIADNPHRSLIAERDDQPLHKVRRVDAQSLRTALKRMPVLAMLKGRSSGGLATLDVPRREHTHNTSPNRHLLGLIVRLALLCSDLASRFEAVASKSEDDPMAQERARRWAHQTAHFQKRLAQFSRADFLGGLRPGKPDTAALLTVARHPAYSRFDQISRRILNAKVALGGDIDKTLGLRPTYDIYEYWCFFTVADAVRRALPKAEWRSNIAITSGHLLLEIENGSSFSTTVDGLQVSVTFQKSYGKNANNDGHFSISKKCIPDIVLILKHGNMIRTIIFDAKYRSGFEAIRDALSEIHIYRDAIRTDPSNSAIHSAFILTPSHHDGQNRYYTGEYRQEFNFGGFDLLPRNDEQKDCLVDAIRGLIDL, encoded by the coding sequence ATGTTGAAGATCACCAATTTAAAGACCGGCCTGTCTTTCGATCAGGCAAAGCATGAGGACTCAATGCCGGTTTCGTTTCTCCACGAAAACGGCTCATACCGGATCGAGTACAAAGCGGCGGGCACAACTGTACCACGGTTGTTCATATCGGAAGTGGAGCTTCCAGCGTCCTTCATGGAAGTTATCGCGGGCTCAACCCATATTCGCTGGGATTGGTACATCGAGGAATACGCTGGCGAGGCTGTAATCAGCCTCATTTATGCGGACGAGCCTTTGGTTGACATTGTCGTCGACATTGCTCCAAATCCCTACAAGTTGGGGGTGGAAATACACCGCGAACTACTCCTCGACCTACAGGACAAAGCCGAAGGTATAATGTTTGGCACAACGCCAGCGGGAGTACATCTGCAAGAAGACGAAGCAGAAGCCCCGCCAATCGCTCGGTTCTCGCTGCTGCGATGCTACTTCTCAGTGCTAGAAAGAGCCTTTCGTGCGATTGCTGACAACCCGCACCGTAGCCTGATTGCAGAACGCGACGACCAACCGCTTCATAAAGTCCGGCGTGTTGATGCACAGAGCCTTCGCACGGCTCTCAAACGGATGCCCGTACTTGCGATGCTGAAGGGCCGCTCCAGCGGAGGACTAGCGACACTCGACGTTCCACGGAGAGAGCATACTCACAACACATCTCCAAACCGCCACCTCCTCGGTCTCATTGTTCGGCTTGCGTTGCTTTGCTCGGACCTTGCTTCGCGATTTGAGGCGGTTGCATCCAAATCGGAGGACGACCCGATGGCTCAGGAACGTGCGCGTCGTTGGGCTCATCAAACAGCGCATTTCCAGAAGCGACTTGCTCAGTTTTCCAGGGCTGATTTTCTAGGCGGTCTTCGGCCCGGTAAACCTGACACTGCGGCATTGCTAACTGTGGCTCGTCACCCTGCGTACTCTCGTTTCGACCAAATATCGCGAAGAATTCTCAACGCTAAGGTCGCCTTAGGTGGCGACATCGACAAGACGTTGGGACTTCGGCCCACCTACGACATCTATGAGTATTGGTGTTTCTTTACCGTGGCTGATGCCGTGCGGCGGGCGTTGCCAAAAGCAGAGTGGCGGTCAAACATCGCCATTACATCTGGACATCTTCTTCTGGAGATCGAAAACGGTAGTTCTTTCTCGACAACTGTGGACGGCTTGCAGGTTTCAGTCACGTTTCAGAAAAGCTATGGCAAGAACGCCAACAATGACGGGCACTTCTCAATCTCGAAAAAGTGCATACCGGATATCGTCTTGATTCTGAAGCACGGAAATATGATCCGTACGATCATCTTCGACGCGAAGTACCGATCAGGATTTGAAGCGATTCGCGATGCGCTTTCCGAAATCCACATTTATCGCGACGCGATCCGAACAGACCCGAGCAATTCAGCCATTCATTCGGCGTTCATTCTGACGCCCTCACACCATGATGGCCAGAACCGGTACTACACCGGAGAATATCGCCAAGAATTCAACTTTGGTGGATTTGATTTGCTTCCTCGCAATGATGAGCAGAAAGACTGCCTTGTCGATGCGATTCGTGGGCTGATTGATTTGTAG
- a CDS encoding DUF6946 family protein, with the protein MDDNHLGNRNADLAGWGSFGPTRRRENFSFTIEAKADEKFEDSVRVWKENRIRKSLRSGAPERLKKLSEGLFGRKPDDAIESLQYQLLPAFAGTAVLGKERRATRSILVIHEFVSLCLDFDKVIDNSVALAEFVQQIPGWENAEVKCGSLLPWIRLQGNEWIPNDLEVSIGKVRTLIPLGSGGRVAVSPLGNNRGQFIELK; encoded by the coding sequence ATTGATGACAATCACCTTGGCAATCGTAACGCGGATCTAGCTGGGTGGGGCTCGTTTGGTCCCACGCGGCGTAGGGAGAACTTTTCGTTCACAATAGAAGCCAAGGCCGACGAGAAATTCGAGGACTCTGTCCGCGTCTGGAAGGAGAATCGTATCAGAAAGAGTCTGAGGAGCGGGGCCCCTGAGCGTCTAAAAAAGTTGTCTGAAGGATTGTTTGGACGTAAGCCAGATGACGCAATTGAATCGCTACAGTATCAACTACTGCCAGCGTTTGCGGGAACAGCGGTCCTCGGAAAGGAAAGGCGAGCGACTCGATCGATCCTTGTTATCCACGAATTTGTCTCGCTGTGTCTTGACTTCGATAAAGTTATCGACAACTCGGTGGCTCTCGCAGAATTCGTACAGCAGATACCGGGATGGGAGAATGCAGAAGTTAAATGTGGTTCATTGCTGCCTTGGATTCGATTACAAGGAAATGAATGGATACCCAACGATCTTGAGGTGTCCATTGGGAAAGTAAGAACACTGATTCCACTCGGCTCAGGAGGACGCGTAGCTGTGAGCCCACTCGGTAATAACAGAGGTCAATTTATCGAGCTCAAATGA
- a CDS encoding recombinase family protein: protein MSTSNAGLPPKNGVVYQVLIVARISTEHQDPRSLSDQDTLCRQWVDSNVSGQAKVRVIESQGSGELLDLQELRDLETAIESNKYDFLIVEDVGRICRRHRVHDFWEMAIDNDTRVIAINDHIDTLVDDWKLKISFAFMHHEISNADTGKRIRRTLRSRHMQGLVVQCLPYGYI from the coding sequence ATGTCGACTTCGAATGCTGGACTGCCACCAAAGAATGGGGTGGTCTATCAGGTACTCATCGTGGCACGTATCAGTACGGAGCACCAAGATCCACGTAGCCTGAGCGATCAGGACACGCTTTGCCGTCAGTGGGTCGACAGCAATGTAAGCGGACAAGCCAAGGTTCGCGTAATTGAGAGTCAGGGAAGTGGAGAACTACTTGATCTTCAGGAATTGCGAGACCTCGAGACCGCGATTGAATCGAACAAGTATGATTTTCTGATTGTGGAAGACGTTGGGCGAATTTGTCGGCGTCATCGCGTCCATGACTTTTGGGAAATGGCCATCGACAATGACACGCGAGTTATCGCGATCAACGACCATATTGATACGCTCGTTGACGACTGGAAGCTGAAAATCAGCTTTGCCTTCATGCATCACGAGATTTCGAATGCAGATACCGGCAAGCGAATTCGGCGAACTCTTCGAAGTCGGCACATGCAGGGATTGGTCGTCCAGTGTTTGCCATATGGATATATCTAA
- a CDS encoding recombinase family protein yields MIEEIFSRLENGVSYSEVVDWLNAKKVPTGRYVSSNRWTVSTLRNLVYNPLLKGVRVRNRVKSKRINKTGTTQIVKAAPDELLERHCPHLAFVEAHRYDALIRFLDKKNAGYRRKKVDGRDPRAMVPKKRTRFPGQQVFCAVCGHPMRWGGHGQVDRFVCKGAKEYRCWQSGTFDGNLASKKILTAVFQAIEELPDFAEHLQSQIIMQSRALTDSRASEKEQIQKRIDQLNREMGNLIQFVKRGKHSDAVMKEIAETEKQLDETSFELQELEARPSLVPKLPSSDKVRELAMDAITTGLDCPYKMSRVMRPLIPRIEAYPMRLCDGGPVVIRAKFQLNLCNLIPGMKDLFSAREAMTRTMEVDLFEPVQRELFREQIVKLRRTGMYQRDIAAQLGITQPAVQNALKLQDAMDTSGLKDPYVSVTEAPADLGRMRRHRHRRFEFQRYDPDS; encoded by the coding sequence ATTATCGAGGAGATTTTCTCTCGGCTCGAGAACGGAGTGAGCTATTCTGAAGTCGTTGATTGGTTGAACGCTAAGAAGGTTCCAACCGGGAGGTATGTCAGCTCGAATCGCTGGACTGTTTCAACGCTCAGAAACCTGGTTTATAACCCGCTGTTGAAGGGCGTTCGTGTTCGAAATCGCGTGAAGTCAAAACGGATCAATAAGACAGGGACGACGCAAATCGTCAAGGCAGCTCCGGATGAACTGCTTGAGCGTCATTGCCCTCATCTGGCATTCGTCGAAGCTCATCGATACGATGCTCTGATTCGGTTCCTTGATAAAAAGAACGCGGGTTATCGGCGAAAGAAGGTGGACGGCCGCGACCCACGGGCGATGGTTCCCAAAAAGCGAACTCGCTTTCCTGGTCAACAAGTGTTTTGTGCCGTTTGTGGGCACCCGATGCGATGGGGCGGTCATGGTCAAGTGGATCGCTTTGTCTGTAAAGGCGCTAAGGAATATCGATGCTGGCAAAGCGGAACTTTCGACGGGAATTTGGCTTCCAAGAAGATCCTGACCGCCGTGTTTCAAGCAATCGAAGAGTTACCAGACTTCGCCGAGCACCTTCAAAGCCAGATCATCATGCAGTCTCGGGCACTTACCGACTCGCGCGCCTCGGAAAAAGAGCAGATCCAAAAACGGATCGATCAGCTTAACCGTGAGATGGGCAACCTGATTCAGTTTGTGAAGCGTGGCAAACACTCAGATGCCGTGATGAAAGAGATCGCAGAGACCGAGAAGCAATTGGATGAGACGAGTTTTGAGCTGCAAGAGCTTGAAGCACGTCCCAGCTTGGTGCCCAAGCTCCCCTCTTCCGATAAGGTTCGCGAACTCGCCATGGATGCCATCACAACAGGTCTCGATTGTCCTTACAAGATGAGCCGTGTGATGCGCCCACTGATTCCGCGTATTGAGGCGTATCCAATGCGGCTCTGCGATGGTGGACCGGTTGTCATTCGAGCAAAATTTCAGCTGAATTTGTGCAACCTGATTCCTGGGATGAAGGATCTGTTCTCAGCGCGAGAAGCCATGACACGGACCATGGAGGTGGATCTCTTTGAACCAGTCCAGCGTGAGTTGTTCCGTGAGCAGATTGTCAAACTTCGTCGTACGGGAATGTATCAAAGGGATATCGCTGCCCAACTGGGTATCACGCAGCCTGCGGTCCAAAATGCTTTGAAACTGCAGGATGCGATGGACACCTCGGGCCTGAAGGATCCTTACGTTTCTGTGACGGAAGCCCCTGCTGATTTGGGCCGTATGCGACGTCACCGGCATCGTCGATTCGAGTTTCAACGCTATGATCCTGACAGCTAG
- a CDS encoding SDR family oxidoreductase — translation MKIVIIGGSGLIGNKLGVLLRESGHNVVPASPSTGVNTLTGKGLDEVLAGTDVVVDVTNSPSFADNDVMSFFTQSTTNQLAAEKRSGVGHHVALTIVGADCIPDSGYMRAKVAQEELIQQSEIPYTIVRATQFFEFLGGIAGADPDFVRLSTAPFQPIAADDVASFLALATVTPPRQAMMEIAGPEESTLADFVGRFLAASHDPRKVVADPHARYFGAVLDELGLSPRGANPKIGPTKFEDWLGYSSALNA, via the coding sequence ATGAAGATCGTAATCATCGGCGGAAGTGGCCTCATCGGAAATAAACTCGGCGTCTTGCTGCGAGAAAGCGGGCACAACGTTGTGCCGGCCTCTCCCTCGACCGGCGTCAACACGCTTACGGGCAAAGGTCTGGACGAAGTCCTGGCCGGAACTGACGTGGTTGTCGACGTCACAAATTCTCCTTCGTTTGCGGACAACGACGTGATGTCATTTTTCACCCAGTCAACAACCAACCAGTTGGCCGCCGAGAAGCGATCAGGCGTTGGCCATCACGTAGCTCTGACGATCGTGGGAGCCGACTGCATCCCCGACAGCGGATACATGCGAGCCAAGGTAGCCCAGGAAGAGTTAATCCAACAAAGCGAGATCCCCTACACAATCGTCAGGGCCACGCAGTTCTTCGAGTTTCTGGGCGGTATCGCGGGGGCCGATCCCGACTTCGTTCGCCTGTCGACCGCTCCTTTTCAACCAATTGCTGCGGACGATGTCGCATCGTTTCTGGCACTCGCGACGGTCACACCACCTCGTCAGGCGATGATGGAGATCGCTGGTCCCGAAGAAAGTACGCTTGCCGATTTCGTCGGAAGATTTCTGGCGGCAAGCCACGATCCTCGAAAGGTGGTTGCCGATCCGCATGCCCGCTACTTCGGCGCCGTGCTGGACGAACTTGGACTATCCCCCCGAGGTGCCAATCCAAAGATTGGTCCGACGAAGTTTGAAGATTGGCTCGGTTATTCCTCGGCGTTGAATGCTTAG
- a CDS encoding cupin domain-containing protein: protein MFRVLISTGLALAAGVALGSHHMKDGESVKVISTKKISETLDGLPTTATTVEVTIQPGEAGVPHRHPGPGFGYILEGEYELAIDDQPVQLLRAGETFYEPAGCLHRISRNPGKVPTRLIAVVLHPRDKHEIALPETSQH, encoded by the coding sequence ATGTTTCGAGTACTCATTTCCACGGGATTGGCCTTAGCCGCCGGGGTCGCGTTGGGATCACACCACATGAAGGATGGCGAGAGCGTTAAAGTAATCTCAACAAAGAAGATAAGTGAAACTCTCGACGGCCTGCCAACCACTGCCACCACGGTCGAGGTAACGATTCAGCCTGGTGAAGCGGGAGTTCCGCATCGCCACCCTGGCCCAGGTTTCGGATATATCCTCGAAGGCGAATACGAACTGGCCATCGACGATCAGCCCGTGCAACTGCTCAGAGCAGGAGAAACCTTCTACGAACCGGCTGGCTGCCTGCATCGCATATCGCGAAATCCTGGCAAAGTTCCCACTCGCCTGATCGCGGTCGTCTTGCACCCTCGCGATAAGCATGAAATCGCTCTTCCCGAAACAAGTCAACACTAA